One window from the genome of Onychomys torridus chromosome 20, mOncTor1.1, whole genome shotgun sequence encodes:
- the LOC118571058 gene encoding four and a half LIM domains protein 1-like yields MSERINCHYCQDSLQGKKYVQKDNKNCCLECFDKHCANTCEQCRKPISADSKEVHYKNRYWHNTCFNCSKCHQPLASETFVTWNDKILCNNCATHVAIPKCNGCQKDIVAGDENVEYKGTIWHKNCFICNNCKQIIGTQSFFPVEQEFYCVACHEAKFAKRCVKCNKPITSGGISYQDQPWHAACFICVSCSKELSGQRFTAVDNQYYCVDCYKNFVAKKCAGCKNPITGFGKGSNVVTHEEHSWHDFCFNCKSCSANLANKRFVFHEQQVYCPECAKKLMT; encoded by the coding sequence ATGTCTGAGAGGATCAATTGCCACTACTGCCAGGATTCCTTGCAGGGGAAGAAGTATGTGCAGAAGGATAATAAAAACTGCTGCCTGGAGTGCTTTGACAAGCACTGTGCTAATACTTGTGAGCAGTGCCGCAAGCCCATAAGTGCAGATTCCAAAGAAGTGCATTATAAGAACCGCTACTGGCACAACACCTGCTTCAATTGCAGCAAGTGCCACCAGCCCTTGGCCAGTGAGACCTTTGTAACCTGGAATGACAAGATCCTGTGCAACAATTGTGCCACTCATGTGGCCATACCTAAATGCAATGGGTGCCAAAAGGATATTGTGGCAGGAGATGAGAATGTGGAGTACAAGGGTACCATCTGGCATAAAAACTGCTTCATCTGCAACAACTGCAAGCAAATCATTGGAACCCAAAGTTTCTTCCCTGTAGAGCAGGAGTTCTACTGTGTGGCTTGCCATGAAGCTAAGTTTGCCAAGCGTTGTGTGAAATGCAACAAGCCTATCACATCTGGAGGAATCAGTTACCAGGATCAGCCCTGGCATGCTGCGTGCTTTATATGTGTTTCCTGCTCTAAGGAGCTGAGTGGGCAGCGTTTCACTGCTGTGGATAACCAGTATTATTGCGTGGATTGCTACAAGAACTTTGTGGCCAAGAAGTGTGCTGGATGCAAGAACCCCATCACTGGGTTTGGTAAAGGCTCCAATGTGGTAACCCATGAAGAACATTCCTGGCACGACTTCTGCTTCAACTGTAAAAGCTGCTCTGCAAATCTGGCCAACAAGCGTTTTGTATTTCATGAGCAGCAGGTGTATTGTCCTGAGTGTGCCAAAAAGCTAATGACTTGA